The Manduca sexta isolate Smith_Timp_Sample1 chromosome 7, JHU_Msex_v1.0, whole genome shotgun sequence region GTTATCAATAGAGCAAATGGGAACAGAATATATGAAATGGATATAGTTACTTAAGTATGCATTTAGATTGTACTGTTTTCATGAACTggacaataaatacaaatttattgtaaGAAGTTACTCAAAATGATAATGTAGCATGTAATGTTTTTATGCATTCTAGAGGTAAACAATGGCCACGATCGTCTGTTAACACgaattttaagttaatatttatgtttccaGTGGAGAACGAGTCTCACTGCGACTTCGTGAAGCTGCGCGAGATGTTGATCCGCACCAACATGGAGGACATGCGCGAGAAGACGCACGCGCGGCACTACGAGCTgtaccgccgccgccgcctgcAGCAGATGGGCTTCACCGACGTCGACGCAGACAACAAGCCCGTCAGTACTCGCACCTAATAGCTTAGAGTCTTACACCAAAAAACTAGCAAGTACTTTACATGAAGGGTCCAGAAGGGTCATGGATGTGcttccatattattataattgacataGTAAAATTTTTGGTTTGTCTTTCTTTCAAGTAGAAGGGATTGACATGATTTTTATGCTATAAGcagtttttatctttatttatttacatatcgaTTGGATGTGTCAtttccgtatattttttttgttttttattagtgttaACAATTGTAGTAAGATGTGTTGGTTACAGCCTCGGGTGTAAATAAAGTCTATGCTTTAAAAGGGACAGTtcatccataataatattaaatgtcgCCTTGAAACTTACAGTATgagtaataaatattgtgtgTCGCAGGTATCGTTCCAGCAGACGTTCGAGCAGAAGCGCAGCGCCCACCTCGCAGAACTGCAGCAGAAAGAGGACGAGATGCGGCAGATGTTCGTGCAGCGCGTCAAGGAGAAGGAGGCCGAGCTCAAGGAAGCTGAGAAAGAGGTAATAATGAACTCTTCTAAAGTTaaatagaaatagataaaatCAAAAGACGACCTCGTAATGGTCGCAGCAACTCGTTGGATGCAGGACGCTCGAATAATTTGGTCTGGTAATATTTGGGGCAGGTCTATGTTCAATAGTAGACTTCCAAAgattgaacaaaaatataaaattgtttatagatacatattatacatttttttcccaGCAACTTATAAAACGTAAGCCAGAAACCTAATCATATGTTGAACTAGATAATGAAGTATTGAATTGTCAGGAAATCCATATATAATGGTCTATTCACGagctcatttaaaaaaaaaggcgGTACAAAAGCGTGACATATTATTTGTTCCTTACTCAAACATCACAATAATGAGTACATTAAACATTCCAGCTCCACGCGAAGTTCGACAAACTGAAGAAGGACCACACAGACGAAAAGAAACGTCTCGAGGAGCTCCGCAAGAAGATCGAGGACGACGCCATCGAGTTCAACCGACGCAAGCAGCAGACAGCCGCCTCGCACCACACGCTCACACTCGGCAAGAGCAAGAAGAAGTAACACAGCCTCCGGACCGCGAAATGTACGCTCTGAACGGACACTCACGTCACGTACGCGAGGGACGCAAGATAGGGAAACGATTTTATATACAAGAATATGGCCGGAGTTAATAACTATTGAAATCGCTGTTGCAGGATAGAAATTAACCAATTGAAATAAGTTGAGTCTAACAGTAAAGTTTAACTTTGGTTAATTTATGAGATTGGTCTACAGATATCGATtgagataatttattaatttctgctGATAAAAGAGGGGCCATGTGGATTGTAAGACGCCTAATAGTGTCGATAATCGggataatgaatttatttaaaaaaatttaacatgCAAGGGTTTATATAAAATCGTTTCTCCGTATGGAATGGAAATAAGAATTGGACATTTCgtgttctaaaaaaataaaaaagaaacgttTGGACGTTTTAAATATCGCTAATTTCATTCCACTGTTTCATCAACATTGTAGATTTGACATCGCTGTTAATCTCCATTTTCTGATCTTGCAATTATCACGTTCTTGAGTCTCAAACATTATGTAAGGACATGCCGGTGACATAACTGCTAAGTGGTATGTGTGGATAATGTAACAATGTGCAAACtgtatttaaagaatattatattcaatgtaTAATTACACTGAATTGTACATTGGACCTTAAAATCCAATATTTTGGAATGATAAGTGACAGGTTGGTAAGAGATATGCAGTGTTTTTGTAAATGTCACTGTTTAAGAACAGTTGTagcgcttaccaccaggcgggCAActcgctcgtctcgtcactaAGGTGTGTAAAATAATGGCTTGCAAATTGTTCACTAAAGCAGTTATGTGACCGACATTTAGTGCGATACTGAGCGTAGTATGAGCTTGTACTGCACATCGCGTGTTATATTAGATATAGGACACgttctagaatattctagatGTATCATAAACTGCAAACTACatgtaattttaaacttatatttaagGTAAGATcggccaaatattttttaccgcTTATCGATAATTTACCAAAACGTATTAAAACGAGAttgattatgtattttatagacaGTTTGTACTGGAACGCGTTggtttgtgttaaatatttcttGTCTAATTCTTCACTGTTTTCATACTATATTCTTATGAGGGCATTAATAACACACTccatttaaacaattaaatcattttaatattttgtagtacATTCGATCCGGTATCTGTTCTTACTAGGCCGGTCTTTTGTCGTTTCCTTGCAGGGacgaattttataaaacatccaGATAACGATCGCTGGACTAACCTATCAAGATTAGTTAGGTTAGCGGCAAGAATCATTTGTTTTCCTGAATATTCcagtttcaaaataaacatattgtaatagaacatttcattagaacaaatAAACTGCATTTTCACACACTTTTCACAACAAATCATGAACCTTTGTTGATTCCCGCcgacttttatttattgtctttgAAGCATGGATCAACGTGGTCGAGTACAAACGCAAGTAGCTCTtaggttttatataaaactataaacataGTTATGTTTATATAGTCTATGTGTGTAACTAGATGAATTTGCCAGCCGTGTGTGAAACAAGGTGGACTTCCATTGTGTGTGATATCGCAGTGGAAGAATATGGGTAACGCACtgaatatttcaaacattttgggTAACCTTTGAATAGTTATAGTTGTAGTGCACTGACGCAGGCACATCTTAGCTGCAAGAATATTTGATGCGACATCGAGGGTGTCTTCCGCGATATCGTACATGTTGGGACTTCCCCTTAAACTCATCTAGTATCACCACCACAATACATTCAGTATATTGGCTTTATTAGTATTAAAGTTTGTGAATTGTATTTGAAAATTGATCATTTCAGAGAGCTCATGAATTGAGTATTTCTATAAGGAGTATGTTTTTAGCTCTCTCTACGTATTTTTTCGTATAATCGAATGCTACGTAATCgaatgaaaatgtttactttgcATTTATTAATCCATTCCtacactaaattaattttatacttaattatttcaggtatttaataaatgaataaattttgaaatggtttttttatttattgcgtaGGTTCGTTGtcatataaagatttttttagtatcaCTACGATCTATTTATATAGTTAGGTGTGATAGCACGGAACTATCAACTAGAGTTGGAAATGTTGAAAGAAACTTGTTTCTGTTTTATAGCCTATCTATTCCAGCATCTAAGACTTAGATTCTAAGTACTACTAATGAAAAAAACCTTCGTTCCTAAAACAATCTACTGTCCCAGTCACGGTTCTGACTCTTCATTCTTCCTTTGCATTTCAATCCATTCTCTGCACTCTTACCTGACCACCTACCTCCGACCACAAATCGTTTTTCATTCGAAGCGAAAGTTCAACCTATGTTGCTTAACAAACTGGCGGAATTATCTTAATAATCGCCAactattattttagatatatgtatatattttatatattcatatttgtgtttatatatttgtatcatATTCGTTATGCTTATTGAGTATGTTCGTGTAatcatacttttatatttatgatatataatttctatacgcagcttcgcccgcgtgaaagttaGAGATAAAAGGTCCGCTATACAGTATTTtaccaggatagaaagtagcccatATCCTTCCCAAGTCTCAAACTAGCTCCATACCGAAGTTCAGCGAaatgcgttgggtagtttttgagttcatcgcGTTCAGACTGGCAGACAGATGCTGCGgagcactttgttttatatgtcgGATTACACGGTGAATTTTCGTCGTCATCCTCCATTGCTAGTTACAGCTAAGTATCATGGGCGTATGCGGGCATATGTCGGATCAAAAAAACAACAGTCAAGATTTAGTAGTTATAGTTTTATCATCAGAACAATTATAATTCGTCAGTATATGACGCAACTTACTACGGAACGCGAGAAAGTCCCCACGCACTCATAGCACCATTCTCAGATGATGTTCTTCGCACACTTGATCACAACCAAATGCGAGCAACTGCAGCCAGCTGCGGCCAACTGAACtgcttttttttaacatggacATACGTTAGTTAGCCTGGCAGAGCCGGTTTATACAAActcaccggtcttgcgggtgagtgctttaggcactgcgagcccttaagtgaccatgttgagggcgaccctctaaagggccACGACCACGGCTCAGGAGAGGCTGAGataggatgagacatcaacgattatagGAAACGCGAGAGGTGCGCAAGCGATCTAACAGTCTACctcaggggtggccaacttggtaagacccaagatctacttttcactgatgatactctgtgcgatctaccaagctacatacatcttgaaatcttaaatgaaacaacattgttcagtacacaatttattattattttgattaagaaatgatacaagacgatgcgtgcagcagttaaTGATaaggtatgttgcgcggtctgttctacgtatttatatctttgccttgccacgatcgactggacttgttgtcgcgatcgaccggttggccacccctggtCTACCTAGTTTACATCGGCATGcaggccggaattatcagaagggtccgGGGACGGGAGACGCGTCGAGGACGGAGCTGCGGTCGTgtggagtgtttgagctttttgaGCTGCTCGTGCTTGACGCAGATTGCCAgggttatatcgtcctctgggtcTGTCAAAACGGAACGAGGCCATCTCGATTTCGCGCGGACGAAAGCAGTGTATTTCGAATTGAGCGTAATAAGCGGGTTCGGATGGTGCATAAAGTGCCTAATGGTCGGCATTTACAATTGATATTCGATGATTCTGTCAAATGCCGATAGATGACGTTGGCACATGGCTTAAAAATCAACTCAATGTcgacatataataaattttttagaactttataAGAGAAACTATTCAATCGTACATGATTGTTACGTAACTTTAACTTATGGGACGTAAtctttcaaaaggaataaattttccctgttgctattataattttcttcactCACTCCTTGTTGCttcactcctattggtcatagcgtgtaCAGCCTATAGCCTTTCTGGACACATGGACTATCcgacactaaaataatttttcaattcgaaccactagtacctgagattagcgcgtacaaacaaactcttcagcgttatataatatttttagtttttatttctttcctaattttattatactattatttattacgcctacctatattgtttcatctctacatcacccaaaggttgactggtagagaataaCTTCGGCATTAAACAAGTCGGCCTTTgaaaaaatttatgtataaagcgtgtaaaaaataaattcataaaagtGGGCTCCCATTTTAATCATCTTAAATCGATGATTTGCTGTGTCCTTTGTCGGATCTGATGTCAGGGTACGTAAATATATCCCCCCTAGAGGCTTTTTCCCGTAGGTTCTGAACACGGATGACTTTTAGACCTCACCAAATTCTTTTTGGTCCCTACACGGTGTAGGGACCAAAAAGAATTTGGTGAGGTGAGGGTGTAGGCTACACCTCCTATGAACATCCACTCTATACGCACCTCaatggtattaatattttagatccAGCTATTTTTCCCAATCTTAAAAGTAGGGAATGCGTTAGGATCCATTACATTTTCACTTATTGGCGTATACGGtagtaataaaatcatacatttaataaattaaagcatATATATTGTGACTAGAGCATTTACTCCACAATTATTTAAACCAGCGACACTCGGATGGGCTTGGGCAGTTCGTAACACATCGGCTTGTACATTTTGTTGTAGTAGGTGTAGCGGCGCTTGTGCGGCGTCACGGAGGCGCGCACCGGCACCGACACCGGCACTGCGCCTGCGCGCAGCGACTTGCGGCACTGGAAACAATACTTTTAATGATACTGTGAGCTTTTGAACTGGAATGTTATCAAATGTACaaacttcattaatatttagatGAGAATAATAGTAATTCTTTGTTcctattttataagtaaaggtTTGGTGAGGAAGCCTTAAGTACATTTTGTGCTTACCCATTATCTTCCTACGTGTTCAAAACCAAGCAAGCAGTTATTCTACTGTGGCCTGTGCTTACAAGGTGAAGCACCGTGGTTGGTTACCTATATGATATATCACACTCTtatgtagtttcattttttaaatgacaCTGATTACTGTGAAAAAGCGCTGTACAAATTTTCGtaatgtattgaatattttgtaatgtttctaAGAGTTGGTATACATCTTAGATCGATATAGTCAAGTcatattaaacattaacaatTGAATTCTAGTCGACAAACACATAATTAACAACCAAAggttaaaatttaatcaaaccGAAATCAATTtacttatatgtaaaaaaataaatgaatacgtatgtgtaaaaacataaaaaaattgcgttCAAAAAAgtccaaaaaaaattaataataaatatattatgtgaaaagGACGAAGGTAATAAACTAAAAGTTGATTGGTGTCCGATATCTAGCATTACTCTGAAGATTTGGTACTGGTGACGTGGTGTGGGTACAGAACATAATTGTATTGTGTAAATGAAATGGCAAGAAGATACtggatattaaaatgtttattatcaaCCATACACAATTATAAAACTGTTGGCACGATATTGTAATTCGATTGGCAGTTACATATCACTTTGTTTGCGTGCGTAATAAATAATGCTAAGCTTTGTGATTAAACGTAGGTACCTCTACCGGCACACAAGCGGAAACTCCACCAGTGTAGGAGAACTAACCAGTGTACAATGCACTTAagtgattatattaaaaataggttaATGTACACTCTACTTCCTCTTTACAGTTCTGCAAGACGAATGTATTTCCACTTCTGTGCGAGTAGATTTGAAAATCACCGTAAAACTCATTTGCAAATATTGCCCAATAGGAAATACTTTACCCGACCGGGACTGACACAAACTATGGAAGACGGAGTGCGGATTTTAGTCCATGCAGATGAATTTTACGGATTCCCACACTGGATCGTGTGCTCGAACGTGGTACAGAACAGTGTGCCGTAATGTGAAgtactttacacaataacatTCTACACTATCCGTCGACGTCACTACGAATTAAAACTCTATAGCGTACACACCCTCGCGATAAATTCGAGTGGTCGACATACTATCTAGTGTCATTGTAAACGCTTAATAAACGCCGCCCGGcttaaactttatatatttgtaaaacgtacATTTAAATAGGGTCTAGTGCTTGTCTATCTACCTTCAGTGCAAAAATACTATCGTCTCGTATGAAAATATACCGTCTAATTAACAAGTTTGTACGGTAACGGTCGCTAGTGCGTATGAGGCCACGTCGCAGCGGACTCGCGCGAGTCTTCCTGCGGGAACTCCTCCCGCGGGAAGACACGCTGCTGCCGCTAATATCATTAACATCACGCTTATGTATGTATGGTTGCTTCATTACAACGATTGTgacaacaaataattacttttcaTAATCGTCAATACCAGTTAATGTTGGagcaaacattaaataaaacaaaattaaaattatattgcaaatgCATTATAGAaaatctttttaacaaaaatacaactgacttcaaaaaccactaaccagaaaaattattatatttattatttgatttattttagtacaGATTAAATAGAACATTGTTTCCgttatttgttcatgtatttgcTCAGCTTGGCGGCCAAATTAggctccaaaaaaaaaatattatgtgcgtAAAACAAAGATTACATTGCTtgtcttttaataatttctaacaAGCTTGTacattataaagttaatattttattggtttataataatttgtgaagtcggttttattttttgttaataagattttgcatttagatttttttcttacttaAAAATCATATCTATTTGAACCTGATACAAAGAAAAACGTTCCGTCCTATTTAATTTTGAAGATTTCCTGCCACATCTTCGTTGTTCATGCTAAACAACAATATTCTTAATATGGTAGGAAAATAAAGCTacacaatataacaaaaaaatattaaaatgcaatttgATTTTCAGGGGCTCCTCTCTGCATCTTAGAAGTGCAAGGCTTTATACcaatgaaattgaaataatactattcCAAAGCTATTCGAATTGCAAAAGGaataattgtattgtaaaattcGTCTTAcatctgaatataaaaaataataataggaatTGAGAAACCATTTtctatttaagtcaattaaagatcagaataattattaaaattggatagaaagacaataattataaattacattaaaaattattaaaataattcattatgacTAGTCTCCCGCTAATATggagtgaatgaatgaatacgATGAATTAAATTACgaatacttataaatactaGGAGATAATAAGAATGAAGAGATTGCTTAATTGGAAAGATCTAAATAACGCTTATAAATGATCGCAAACTAAATTGaactttataataacatatgtcaaatttaaaaactaatggAATGGGAGTTGTTAACGTTTATCTCGGGGGCACCTCCCTCGGCGGAGGACTCCTGTATTTGGCTTTGATATGCAAAAACGGTTTTTTGACGGTGTCTTCGTCGGCGATGGTGGCCGCGAGCGACAGCCGGATGCTCTCCTCTATGGCGGCCTGCGTCATGGCGCCGTTCACCGTCACCGATACGCTCTTGTTCAATGGTTTTATGGCGGCAATGGGCGTGGCGAGACTCATGCTCCTTGTCTTTTTGGCATAGCCGTTGGTGTAGGAGATCGGTTTTTTGGGTTCGTGGACGGGAGTGGAGGCGAGGCTCTGGCTCCGAGTCTTGCGCGCGGCAGGCAGAGTGGGAGTGGAGGCGGCGCTGGCGCTCTTGCGCGCCGGCGCGAGCCGCTCCGAGCCGCAGAACGACTTCCGCTCGTCCTTCTGCACGTGCGCCAGACTCATGCTGCGGGACTTTTTAGGTGTGTTCAATAACGACGCGGACGTGAGCGACTTCCCGTACTCTACTGCGGGTGGGGTGCGGCCCGATCTACCGGTGGGAGTGTTGGGGGTGCTGAAGCTACTCGGCGCGGACTGCTTCCTCGCGCGGgccgcggcgggcgcgggcgcggtggAGTGTAGGGACAGCGACAGCGCCGCAcgcccgccgcgcgcgcccggcTTGTTGGGCGTGGACGTGCGCCGCGCCTCCGCCGCCGGCACCGACACCGGCCCTGACCCCGGCACGGGCGAGCTCTTGCCGCTGCTGGCCTTGCTGGACGCGCGGGTGCTCCGCCCGCTCTTTATGTCTACAGGGGAGGCCTTGCCGCTGATCGAGGAGGCCTTACTGTCGATGGGGGAGACGGTGCCGGCGACGGAGGGCTCTTTGCTGGTGAGGGAAGTGGTGCTGGCGGGGGAGAGGCTGCGGCGGGGGATGGGTGACAACGCATCGATGTCATCGGAACCGGCCGGCGCGGGTACCGGCGCGGGCACTGGCACGGGCAGCACGTCGGCGCGCCGGCCCTGGCCCTGCGTGACGAGTCGCACCTGGCACGGCTCGTGGCGCGACAGGAAGTGTTCCAGCGTGTCCCAGCCGCCGCCCACGCGCACCATCATGTGACGACCCTTCAGCAGCTGACAAAGTAAATACACATTAGAACCATAAAAAGCGGAATAAGGACACATAGTTTTTATGGCAGAAATCTAACAAACGACGAATATAACCATCAGGTGATGAGTAGTCACAAGGAATCTGATTCACACTGAAAAAcattacacaaaaaaacataaggtagaaattaaataaggtttattataattaatttggttAATGCAGTAATTAAACGAAGCGCAACACAGTAAACCTATTACAGTTGGAGTGAAGAGTGCGACTAACCCTGATGAAGACGTTCCTGCCGGCGATGTTGTAGCGTCCCTCGCCGACCTTCTTTACCTTGAGCAGCTTGGAGCATTTCCCAGAGCTGCAGCTGCAGCCTCGCTCCATCAGGCGCGTCACTAGCTGGACCTAGAACACGCGATGATgctatagataaataatactCAAAATCGTCCaagaataagaaatatttaaaaaaagaatcatcattAAGCATCTTGAAGGCACAATATACCAAGATGTTTTTAATGAAGTTTTGGAAGTTGCACACAAATGTCGTCAAATACACGTACCCTTTTGTCGAGTTCGTTTGTGGGTTTGAGAGGCACGTCCGAGTCTGTGCTCTCCACGGTGCCCTCCGACTTGGTGCTCTCTGCATCTGCGTTATCCGTCACCGACAGCGCCGCTAgaacaaaatatcatttacttatttggatgaaatactgTTACAAACAATTAACTCAACTAAAAAAAGGACTACTTCATAAGTGAATTTGATTTGATTGCCATAAAATTGCGATGCATAGATTGAAAGTAAGACAGTGTAACTTACCATC contains the following coding sequences:
- the LOC115455553 gene encoding GAS2-like protein 3; the protein is MAYYRCGPTAIGSRSSWAPATAVTPVSPAPDHKPFPRPLSGTFDRIYNTFERTNAFEYVRNNFEGKEEERHTGHGDVVVNRRMSSSYERADCALAAVAPVLEDEDFYREKILYSQARQLFPLQEDLADWINKTIGITYLTGENFLDVLDNGAELCQLAAVIHEKAREALDQGLIVGPVPQIRGRCWQRAARRSFFSRDNTDNFITFCRELGVHENLLFESDDLVLHNQPRQVILCLLEVARLATRFALEPPGLVRLEEEIALEERDSGLDSAMSSAAWQFRGASPAPLSHDSAPDADRTLTDAPPETPEPNDAALSVTDNADAESTKSEGTVESTDSDVPLKPTNELDKRVQLVTRLMERGCSCSSGKCSKLLKVKKVGEGRYNIAGRNVFIRLLKGRHMMVRVGGGWDTLEHFLSRHEPCQVRLVTQGQGRRADVLPVPVPAPVPAPAGSDDIDALSPIPRRSLSPASTTSLTSKEPSVAGTVSPIDSKASSISGKASPVDIKSGRSTRASSKASSGKSSPVPGSGPVSVPAAEARRTSTPNKPGARGGRAALSLSLHSTAPAPAAARARKQSAPSSFSTPNTPTGRSGRTPPAVEYGKSLTSASLLNTPKKSRSMSLAHVQKDERKSFCGSERLAPARKSASAASTPTLPAARKTRSQSLASTPVHEPKKPISYTNGYAKKTRSMSLATPIAAIKPLNKSVSVTVNGAMTQAAIEESIRLSLAATIADEDTVKKPFLHIKAKYRSPPPREVPPR